Proteins encoded together in one Deinococcus sp. Marseille-Q6407 window:
- a CDS encoding superoxide dismutase family protein translates to MNRTRFLPLLALALSGAVSAGGGYVAPSAPAPRPVVAAPAPTSIPRPAPVYSTASSTLVIPALPLSGSNASGLSSSNASGTVQSGATSAGQLPDAGNVTLTDNNAGGLRSAHDAATADLTDPSGQVKGQVFLTQLAGDELLVSVQVAGLKPGMHGMHVHTAGECSDKVVDGKPTVFGAAGGHFDPAGTGNHAGPDVPSDQGHAGDLPMLNVGADGRGSAEFTTRKFSLRGERGILGRSLILHADSDDYRTNPAGNSGARVLCGVIESLDQ, encoded by the coding sequence ATGAACCGTACCCGTTTCCTTCCCCTGCTGGCCCTCGCCCTCTCCGGTGCCGTCTCGGCTGGAGGTGGCTACGTGGCTCCGTCTGCGCCGGCTCCCCGGCCGGTGGTGGCTGCGCCCGCGCCTACTTCCATTCCCCGGCCTGCGCCGGTGTATAGCACCGCCAGCAGCACCCTGGTGATTCCGGCGCTGCCGCTGTCTGGCAGCAACGCTTCAGGCCTGTCTAGCAGCAACGCTTCAGGCACAGTACAGAGCGGCGCCACCAGTGCTGGCCAGCTCCCGGACGCCGGCAACGTTACCCTGACGGACAACAACGCCGGTGGCCTGAGAAGTGCCCATGACGCCGCTACCGCCGACCTCACCGACCCCAGCGGGCAGGTGAAAGGGCAGGTGTTCCTGACCCAGCTGGCCGGCGATGAACTGCTGGTCAGCGTGCAGGTCGCCGGGCTGAAGCCTGGCATGCACGGCATGCATGTGCATACCGCCGGGGAGTGCAGTGACAAGGTGGTGGACGGCAAACCCACCGTCTTCGGCGCAGCCGGGGGACACTTTGACCCGGCCGGCACTGGCAATCACGCCGGCCCGGACGTGCCTTCCGACCAGGGCCACGCCGGCGACCTTCCGATGCTGAACGTCGGCGCCGATGGCCGGGGCAGCGCCGAGTTCACCACCCGGAAATTCAGCCTGCGTGGCGAGCGCGGCATCCTGGGCCGCTCACTGATTTTGCACGCGGACAGCGACGACTACCGCACCAACCCGGCCGGCAACTCCGGCGCCCGGGTGCTGTGCGGCGTGATCGAAAGCCTGGATCAGTAA
- a CDS encoding cation:proton antiporter, giving the protein MQIDFAHALNQAVVVLPIIVALGLGAQILASRLRIPAILPLLLIGFLAGPLLHLINPGAVLGSGLQTLTSLAVAVILFEGGLTLKFSDIAGHGRAVTRLISVGALLTWVLAATGAHYITGLSWNVAALFGALVIVTGPTVIAPLLQNIRPNPRVAGVLRWEGILIDPIGVLAAAIAFEWVRASSGNEALAATLTHFATFMGVGAAFGVVMGLIMIWALRREIIPDQLVNPSVLAWVLLAFGLTDIFAPESGLLSVTIMGMMAANMNIPRLGELVHFKEEVVVLLLSTIFVALAANIPEPALRAVFQPEPLLLLLFMMAVVRPISVFVSTRGSNLTLKERAFISYVGPRGIVAAAVSALFAGRLTEMGVAGGEQLLTLVFTVIVGTVILASLTAKPVARALGVAQAEPRGFLIVGAHSWAREIALALKEEGADVLLSDTNRANIAQARYEGLGGAYGSLLSEAADTLPLEGIGKLLALTSNDEANTLIARKYERTFGRSKVFQLQPGGSNRTQIGETYSANSAFAPALTYRELDILFKQGARVRRTHLTDAYPLATYLAELPSGSVLLLYGQGDDFRVAAGFPELAPAGTVMIALVPPESGAMPAELELPGQG; this is encoded by the coding sequence ATGCAGATTGATTTCGCACATGCCCTGAACCAGGCGGTGGTGGTCTTGCCCATCATCGTGGCCCTGGGCCTGGGGGCGCAGATTCTGGCGTCACGCCTGAGAATCCCCGCCATCTTGCCGCTGCTGCTGATCGGCTTTCTGGCGGGGCCGCTGCTGCACCTGATCAACCCCGGCGCGGTGCTGGGCTCGGGCCTGCAGACCCTGACCTCGCTGGCGGTGGCCGTGATTCTGTTCGAGGGCGGCCTGACCCTGAAATTCAGCGACATCGCCGGACACGGCCGGGCCGTGACCCGGCTGATCTCGGTGGGCGCGCTGCTGACCTGGGTGCTGGCCGCGACCGGCGCCCACTACATTACCGGCCTGAGCTGGAACGTGGCAGCGCTGTTTGGCGCGCTGGTCATCGTGACCGGTCCTACCGTGATCGCCCCATTGCTGCAGAACATCCGCCCCAACCCGCGGGTGGCCGGCGTCCTGCGCTGGGAAGGCATCCTGATTGACCCGATCGGGGTGCTGGCCGCCGCCATCGCTTTCGAGTGGGTGCGGGCCAGCAGCGGCAACGAGGCGCTGGCCGCCACCCTGACGCACTTTGCCACCTTCATGGGCGTGGGCGCGGCATTCGGCGTAGTGATGGGCCTGATCATGATCTGGGCGCTGCGGCGCGAGATTATTCCAGATCAACTGGTCAATCCCAGCGTGCTGGCCTGGGTGCTGCTGGCCTTCGGGCTGACCGATATCTTCGCGCCGGAATCGGGCCTGCTCTCGGTGACGATCATGGGCATGATGGCCGCCAACATGAACATCCCCCGGCTGGGCGAGCTGGTGCATTTCAAGGAAGAGGTGGTGGTGCTGCTGCTGAGCACCATTTTTGTGGCGCTGGCGGCCAATATCCCCGAGCCGGCGCTGCGGGCGGTGTTTCAGCCGGAGCCGCTGCTGCTGCTGCTGTTCATGATGGCGGTGGTGCGGCCTATCAGCGTGTTTGTCAGCACCCGGGGCAGCAACCTGACCCTGAAGGAGCGGGCTTTTATCAGTTATGTGGGGCCGCGCGGGATCGTGGCGGCGGCGGTGAGTGCGCTGTTCGCCGGACGTCTGACCGAAATGGGCGTGGCCGGCGGCGAGCAACTGCTGACGCTGGTCTTTACGGTGATCGTGGGCACGGTGATTCTGGCCAGCCTGACCGCCAAGCCGGTGGCCCGCGCTCTGGGCGTGGCGCAGGCCGAGCCGCGCGGTTTTCTGATTGTGGGCGCCCACAGCTGGGCACGCGAAATTGCCCTGGCCCTCAAAGAGGAGGGGGCCGACGTGCTGCTGTCCGACACCAACCGCGCCAATATTGCCCAGGCGCGGTACGAGGGGCTGGGCGGGGCTTACGGCAGCCTGCTCAGCGAAGCGGCGGACACGCTGCCGCTGGAAGGCATCGGCAAGCTGCTGGCGCTGACCTCCAACGATGAAGCCAACACCCTGATTGCCCGCAAGTACGAGCGGACCTTCGGGCGCAGCAAGGTCTTTCAGTTGCAGCCCGGCGGCAGCAACCGTACCCAGATCGGCGAGACCTACTCGGCCAACAGTGCGTTCGCGCCGGCGCTCACCTACCGCGAGCTGGATATCCTGTTCAAGCAAGGCGCGCGGGTGCGGCGTACCCACCTGACCGACGCCTACCCCCTGGCAACCTATCTGGCCGAGCTGCCGTCCGGTTCGGTGCTGCTGCTGTACGGTCAGGGCGATGATTTCCGGGTAGCGGCCGGCTTTCCTGAATTGGCCCCGGCCGGCACCGTGATGATTGCGCTGGTGCCGCCTGAAAGCGGCGCCATGCCGGCCGAACTGGAACTGCCGGGGCAGGGCTGA
- a CDS encoding superoxide dismutase family protein, whose product MRNYTLALWPLLSLGLTAAGMAQAQTAPALTAPVTADTVGPLNARAVLVDTQGRPQGEATFVQRGGGMRVNVQVRGLTPGNHGIHIHEFSACTPGVDAATNAAVPFGGAGPHFDPGMSHNHDKPTAPNELGHGGDLPMLQVGENGSGQASFVTDKVSLMGENGVLNRTLVVHANADDYASDPAGKSGGRLLCGAVQRQGLSVRDYTLPGWQTFPEGVTYDAERGLLLTGSAETGDIYAVNAESGQTSLYSRGGALGRRAALGLKVDGQGRLWIAGGAQGTVSVLDRYGVTLKVLETPDSPAAFINDLVLAPDGSAYVTDSRRPAIYRVSPGLQLTRWLDLTRTPPFATAKATTSTAPP is encoded by the coding sequence ATGCGCAACTATACGCTGGCCCTGTGGCCCCTGCTCAGCCTGGGCCTGACCGCCGCAGGCATGGCCCAAGCTCAGACTGCACCTGCTCTCACCGCGCCCGTGACTGCCGACACCGTAGGCCCGCTCAACGCCCGCGCCGTGCTGGTTGATACCCAGGGCCGCCCCCAGGGCGAAGCCACCTTCGTGCAGCGCGGGGGCGGCATGCGGGTCAACGTGCAGGTCCGTGGCCTGACGCCCGGCAATCACGGCATACACATTCACGAGTTCAGCGCCTGCACGCCCGGTGTGGACGCCGCCACGAACGCGGCCGTGCCCTTCGGTGGGGCCGGCCCCCACTTCGACCCCGGCATGAGCCACAACCACGACAAGCCCACTGCCCCCAATGAACTGGGCCACGGCGGCGACCTGCCGATGCTGCAGGTGGGCGAGAACGGAAGCGGCCAGGCCAGCTTCGTGACCGACAAGGTCAGCCTGATGGGCGAAAATGGCGTGCTGAACCGTACCCTGGTGGTTCACGCGAACGCTGACGACTACGCTTCGGACCCCGCCGGCAAGTCGGGCGGGCGGCTGCTGTGCGGGGCTGTGCAGCGCCAGGGCCTGAGCGTGCGCGACTATACCCTGCCCGGCTGGCAGACCTTCCCCGAAGGCGTGACCTACGACGCGGAGCGGGGCCTGCTGTTGACCGGCAGTGCCGAAACTGGCGACATCTACGCCGTCAACGCCGAGAGTGGCCAGACCAGCCTGTACAGCCGGGGCGGCGCCCTGGGCCGGCGGGCCGCCCTGGGCCTGAAGGTAGACGGCCAGGGCCGGCTGTGGATTGCCGGCGGCGCTCAGGGTACCGTCAGCGTGCTGGACCGCTACGGCGTGACCCTGAAAGTGCTCGAGACGCCGGACAGCCCCGCCGCCTTTATCAACGACCTGGTGCTGGCGCCCGACGGCTCGGCTTACGTGACCGACAGCCGCCGCCCGGCGATTTACCGCGTCTCACCAGGTCTGCAACTGACCCGCTGGCTGGACCTGACCCGCACCCCCCCATTCGCTACAGCGAAGGCGACAACCTCAACGGCGCCGCCCTGA
- a CDS encoding roadblock/LC7 domain-containing protein: MIEPTLALYGDAYERVDRHLEELLKNTGVRYCLLVDRKGFVLSHKEAIWAPRPPALDSVATLVASNAAATSALANMLGEKAFNEQIHQGENGTLYVEAVGDDSLLTLIFDSTVPLGRVKVQTKKTIGEVAAILDELKDAPPVQFDEDFSKGASALLDDLLG, from the coding sequence ATGATTGAACCCACCCTGGCGCTATACGGCGATGCCTACGAAAGAGTTGACCGACATCTCGAAGAACTCCTGAAAAATACCGGCGTCCGCTATTGCCTGCTGGTGGACCGCAAGGGCTTCGTGCTGTCGCACAAGGAAGCCATCTGGGCACCCCGGCCGCCGGCCCTCGACAGCGTGGCTACCCTGGTCGCCAGCAACGCGGCGGCCACCTCGGCGCTGGCGAACATGCTGGGTGAAAAAGCGTTCAACGAGCAGATTCACCAGGGCGAAAACGGCACGCTGTACGTGGAAGCGGTGGGCGACGACAGCCTGCTGACCCTGATTTTCGATTCCACCGTGCCGCTGGGCCGGGTCAAGGTGCAGACCAAGAAAACCATCGGAGAAGTGGCCGCCATTTTGGATGAACTCAAAGATGCCCCTCCCGTGCAATTCGACGAAGACTTCTCCAAAGGCGCCAGTGCTCTGCTGGACGACCTGCTCGGTTAA
- a CDS encoding VanW family protein, protein MPRQALTSRFPALAPAVVESRIALKKRQTRRPDYQLSRAPAALFPFRVHKHHSVLRRRLGDADPRLQELKVQNLRRAAEQLDGLSIAPGQTLSYWGQVGRPSARRGFTTGMLISNGRPVEGQGGGLCQMANLLYWMALHSPLTVTEHHHHSLDLFPDSGRVLPFGSGASVFYNYVDLQLRNDTPDTFCLSVWLDDVSLHGELRVNREPQYTYKVSEEDHRFYRRDGQVYRTNRLYQSQIDRRTGNTVSKRLITFNDARVLYEVDEARLQS, encoded by the coding sequence ATGCCCCGTCAAGCCCTGACCAGCCGTTTTCCTGCCCTGGCGCCCGCCGTGGTGGAAAGCCGCATTGCCCTGAAAAAGCGCCAGACCCGCCGGCCCGATTACCAGCTTTCCCGCGCGCCAGCAGCGCTGTTTCCCTTCCGGGTTCACAAACATCACAGCGTGCTGCGCCGCCGGCTGGGCGACGCCGATCCCCGCTTGCAGGAGCTGAAAGTGCAGAACCTGCGCCGCGCCGCCGAGCAGCTGGACGGCCTCAGTATCGCGCCGGGACAAACGCTGAGCTACTGGGGGCAGGTGGGCCGGCCCAGCGCCCGGCGCGGCTTTACCACCGGCATGTTGATTTCGAATGGCCGGCCGGTTGAAGGCCAGGGCGGTGGCCTGTGCCAGATGGCGAATCTGCTGTACTGGATGGCGCTGCACTCGCCACTGACCGTGACCGAGCATCACCACCACAGCCTGGACCTGTTTCCCGATTCAGGCCGGGTGCTGCCCTTCGGCAGCGGCGCCAGCGTCTTTTACAACTACGTGGATTTGCAGCTGCGCAACGACACCCCCGACACCTTCTGCCTGAGCGTGTGGCTGGACGACGTGTCGCTGCACGGCGAACTGCGGGTCAACCGCGAGCCGCAGTACACCTATAAGGTGTCGGAAGAAGACCACCGCTTTTACCGCCGTGACGGGCAGGTCTACCGCACCAACCGGCTTTACCAGTCACAGATTGACCGCCGCACCGGCAACACCGTCAGCAAGCGCCTGATCACCTTCAACGACGCCCGGGTGCTGTACGAGGTGGACGAGGCACGCCTGCAGAGCTGA
- a CDS encoding GTP-binding protein — translation MSTINFAAREINCKIVYYGPGVAGKTVNLKYVFSKVPERLRGEMVSLETEDERTLFFDFMPLELGSVQGFKTRFHLYTVPGQVFYNASRKLILRGVDGIVFVADSAPERLRANAESMRNLRENLAEHGVDVNSIPIVLQINKRDLPGALPVDIIRSVVDPQRKLPVIEAEAINGKGVFESLKLASKLVLDRLSKTG, via the coding sequence ATGAGCACCATCAACTTTGCGGCGCGCGAAATCAACTGCAAGATCGTCTATTACGGCCCCGGCGTGGCCGGCAAGACCGTCAATCTCAAGTACGTCTTTTCCAAGGTCCCCGAGCGGCTGCGCGGTGAAATGGTCAGCCTGGAAACCGAGGATGAGCGCACCCTCTTTTTTGACTTCATGCCGCTGGAACTGGGCAGTGTGCAGGGCTTCAAGACCCGTTTTCACCTGTACACCGTGCCGGGGCAGGTGTTCTACAACGCCAGCCGCAAGCTGATTCTGCGCGGCGTAGACGGCATCGTTTTCGTGGCCGACTCGGCCCCCGAGCGCCTGCGCGCCAACGCCGAAAGCATGCGCAACCTGCGCGAGAACCTCGCCGAGCATGGGGTAGACGTGAACAGCATTCCCATCGTGCTGCAGATCAACAAGCGCGACCTGCCCGGCGCTCTGCCGGTGGACATCATCCGCTCGGTGGTGGACCCCCAGCGCAAGCTGCCGGTGATCGAGGCCGAGGCGATCAACGGCAAAGGCGTGTTTGAATCGCTCAAGCTGGCTTCCAAGCTGGTGCTGGACCGCCTGTCCAAGACCGGCTGA
- a CDS encoding NUDIX domain-containing protein produces MSDSQTAETIYDGHILRLERLEGKWEVVRHAGAVALLVLNEQGELLCVRQQRRAVNAVTLEVPAGLIDPGEDPETAARRELQEEAGFDADVTLLTRFYSSPGFSDELLYIFQADNLRESRLPMDEDEDIEVVWRRPAEILDGLRDGSVTGAATTVTAALFAMNLLGGRTPEGRPQ; encoded by the coding sequence ATGAGCGACTCCCAAACGGCCGAAACCATCTACGACGGACATATCCTGCGGCTGGAACGCCTGGAGGGCAAGTGGGAAGTGGTGCGGCACGCGGGCGCCGTGGCCCTGCTGGTCCTGAACGAGCAAGGCGAGCTGCTGTGCGTGCGTCAGCAGCGCCGCGCGGTGAACGCCGTCACGCTAGAAGTGCCGGCCGGACTGATCGACCCCGGCGAGGACCCTGAGACCGCCGCTCGGCGCGAACTGCAGGAGGAAGCCGGCTTCGACGCCGACGTGACGTTGCTGACCCGCTTTTACAGCAGCCCCGGCTTCAGCGACGAACTGCTGTATATCTTCCAGGCCGACAACCTGCGCGAGTCGCGCCTGCCGATGGACGAGGACGAGGACATCGAAGTGGTGTGGCGCCGGCCCGCCGAGATTCTGGACGGCCTGCGGGACGGCAGCGTGACCGGGGCAGCCACCACCGTCACGGCCGCCCTGTTCGCCATGAATCTGCTCGGCGGCCGGACGCCAGAAGGCCGGCCGCAGTGA
- a CDS encoding CAP domain-containing protein encodes MRARGATCGATATEPATVFPPAPALVWNDQLTHAARNHVQDMATRNYFAHVTPEGVSPSERVTLTGYRWRMTGENIAAGYPDPAAVVEGWLKSPGHCRNLMNPGYRDLGVGLFRDSDSADKYGSYWAQSFGTRQGQ; translated from the coding sequence GTGCGCGCCCGGGGAGCCACCTGCGGCGCTACGGCCACTGAGCCGGCGACCGTCTTTCCCCCGGCTCCGGCGCTGGTCTGGAACGATCAGCTGACGCATGCTGCCCGCAACCACGTGCAGGACATGGCCACCCGCAACTATTTCGCCCATGTGACCCCTGAAGGCGTTTCACCCTCGGAACGGGTCACGCTGACCGGCTACCGGTGGCGGATGACCGGCGAGAACATTGCGGCCGGTTACCCCGACCCCGCCGCCGTGGTCGAAGGCTGGCTGAAAAGCCCCGGCCATTGCCGCAACCTGATGAACCCTGGCTACCGCGACCTGGGCGTGGGCCTCTTCCGCGACTCCGACTCCGCTGACAAATACGGCAGCTACTGGGCCCAGTCGTTCGGCACCCGGCAAGGTCAATAA
- the ribF gene encoding riboflavin biosynthesis protein RibF, whose amino-acid sequence MKTYVSPDQRPDTDTVVAIGSFDGVHLGHQALLAQLKAKAREYRVPSVVYTFDPPTKVLMKGVEYLSTLPEKLDLLTLYGIDETVAVPFTREFAARDKSAFLDDLRLLRPRAIVVGEDFYFGKARAGSVDDLRAVAHDTVVVPIHGVSGEDIKSTRIREYLREGDVAGAARLLGRPYAAQGVVVQGDQLGRTIGYPTANLQVPDGKALPRGVFAVRVQDDRGGSWGGMANIGVRPTVGGEERRFEVNLFDFTGDLYGRELQVQFVGRLRGEQKFIGLDELKAQLGRDAEAARAALD is encoded by the coding sequence GTGAAGACCTATGTCTCCCCCGACCAGCGCCCCGACACCGACACGGTGGTCGCCATCGGGTCCTTTGACGGCGTGCATCTGGGGCATCAGGCCCTGCTGGCGCAGCTGAAGGCCAAGGCCCGCGAATACCGGGTGCCCAGCGTGGTCTACACCTTCGACCCGCCCACCAAGGTTCTGATGAAAGGCGTGGAATACCTCTCTACCCTGCCCGAGAAACTGGACCTGCTGACCCTCTACGGCATCGACGAGACGGTGGCGGTGCCGTTTACCCGCGAGTTCGCCGCCCGCGACAAATCGGCTTTTCTGGACGACCTGCGGCTGCTGCGGCCCCGCGCCATCGTGGTGGGTGAGGATTTTTACTTTGGCAAGGCGCGGGCCGGCAGCGTGGACGACCTGCGGGCCGTGGCGCACGACACCGTGGTGGTGCCTATCCACGGAGTAAGCGGCGAGGACATCAAGAGCACCCGCATTCGGGAATATCTGCGTGAAGGGGACGTGGCCGGCGCGGCGCGGCTGCTGGGCCGGCCTTACGCGGCGCAGGGCGTGGTGGTGCAGGGCGATCAGCTGGGCCGCACCATCGGCTATCCCACCGCCAACCTTCAGGTGCCGGACGGCAAAGCACTGCCGCGCGGCGTCTTCGCGGTGCGGGTGCAGGACGACCGGGGCGGCAGCTGGGGCGGCATGGCCAACATCGGCGTGCGGCCCACCGTGGGCGGCGAGGAACGCCGCTTCGAGGTGAACCTGTTCGATTTCACGGGCGACCTGTACGGCCGCGAGCTGCAGGTGCAGTTCGTGGGCCGGCTGCGCGGTGAGCAGAAATTCATCGGCCTGGACGAACTGAAAGCCCAGCTGGGCCGCGACGCGGAGGCCGCCCGGGCCGCGCTGGACTGA
- a CDS encoding PQQ-dependent sugar dehydrogenase — MTRFEPVPLGYSPERLAQLKVPAGFQVSVMATELGNARMLHVMPDGSIYLTRRQQGDIWYLKDRNGDGQFSRLERRQVAKNLKLVHGLDVKDGKLYAVGEKTVWVMDILQNGGLSAPRVFADGFPDAGQHPARGLRWGPDGYLYVSFGSTNNDAPTQNPEEASILRVRPDGQWREVYASGLRHTIGYDFQPGTGALYGFDQGADWHGDNIPPEEFNRIERGKNYGWPFCYGAKNLDPYTNSSQIPGLITKQDYCAQTAGSVLNYGAHAAAIGMEFYRGQQFPAEYRNDAFAAMRGSWNRSKPSGYEIVRVVFDGQNRPERIEPFVTGFVFPEDGTWKQFGRLAGVATYTDGSLLFTDDQSGVIYRVRYMGGK, encoded by the coding sequence GTGACCCGCTTTGAACCCGTGCCGCTGGGCTACAGCCCCGAGCGCCTCGCTCAGCTGAAGGTGCCGGCCGGGTTTCAGGTCAGCGTGATGGCCACCGAGCTGGGCAACGCCCGCATGCTGCACGTGATGCCTGACGGCAGCATCTACCTGACCCGCCGCCAGCAGGGCGATATCTGGTACCTCAAGGACCGCAACGGTGACGGCCAGTTCAGCCGGCTGGAACGCCGCCAGGTCGCCAAGAACCTGAAGCTGGTTCACGGCCTGGATGTCAAGGACGGCAAGCTGTACGCGGTCGGTGAAAAGACCGTCTGGGTGATGGATATCCTGCAAAATGGCGGCCTGAGCGCGCCCCGGGTGTTTGCCGACGGCTTCCCCGACGCCGGCCAGCACCCTGCCCGTGGCCTGCGCTGGGGCCCGGATGGCTACCTGTACGTGTCGTTCGGCTCCACCAACAACGACGCCCCCACCCAGAACCCCGAGGAAGCCAGCATTCTGCGGGTGCGCCCCGACGGCCAGTGGCGCGAAGTATACGCCAGCGGCCTGCGCCACACCATCGGCTACGATTTCCAGCCTGGCACCGGCGCGCTGTACGGCTTTGACCAGGGCGCCGACTGGCACGGCGACAACATCCCGCCCGAGGAATTCAACCGCATTGAGCGCGGCAAGAACTACGGCTGGCCCTTTTGCTACGGCGCCAAGAACCTCGACCCCTACACCAACTCCAGCCAGATTCCGGGGCTGATCACCAAGCAGGACTACTGTGCCCAAACAGCCGGCAGTGTGCTGAACTATGGCGCCCACGCCGCCGCCATCGGCATGGAATTCTACCGGGGCCAGCAGTTCCCGGCCGAGTACCGCAATGACGCTTTTGCGGCCATGCGCGGCTCATGGAACCGCTCGAAGCCCAGCGGCTACGAGATCGTGCGGGTGGTCTTTGATGGCCAGAACCGGCCCGAACGCATCGAGCCTTTCGTGACCGGTTTCGTGTTCCCCGAAGACGGCACCTGGAAGCAGTTCGGCCGGCTGGCCGGCGTCGCCACCTACACCGACGGCAGCCTGCTGTTCACCGATGATCAGAGCGGCGTGATTTACCGCGTGCGCTACATGGGAGGCAAGTAA
- a CDS encoding menaquinone biosynthesis family protein, producing MSVPSPSLPSLDLGYSFCPNDTFIFYALQAGRIATPAPIHEVLSDVQTLNDWAARGRLPLTKISYRAYFGVMDRYVALRSGGALGRGVGPLVVAREPLADLNGRRVASPGRLTTAELLLRLAWPDAIPVQMRFDEVMPAVERGEYGGEPLDAGLIIHESRFTYPQHGLVKLRDMGEWWEAETGLPLPLGAILVRRDLPLEVQQAMQQAVRDSIAYAWAHPQEAKGYIRQHALEMDDAVMQSHIDLYVNDYSEDVGETGERAVRELHRRAVEAGALPPSGLPLFVPR from the coding sequence ATGTCTGTCCCCTCCCCCTCTCTTCCGTCACTGGACCTGGGCTATTCTTTTTGCCCCAACGACACCTTTATTTTTTATGCGCTGCAGGCCGGCCGCATCGCCACGCCGGCGCCCATTCACGAGGTGCTCAGCGACGTGCAGACCCTCAACGACTGGGCCGCGCGAGGCCGGCTGCCGCTGACCAAAATCAGCTACCGGGCGTATTTCGGGGTGATGGACCGTTATGTTGCGCTGCGCTCGGGCGGGGCGCTGGGGCGCGGGGTGGGGCCGCTGGTGGTGGCGCGGGAACCGCTGGCCGACCTGAACGGGCGGCGGGTGGCCTCACCGGGGCGGCTCACCACCGCCGAGCTTCTGCTGCGCCTGGCCTGGCCGGACGCCATTCCGGTGCAGATGCGCTTTGACGAGGTGATGCCGGCAGTAGAACGCGGCGAGTACGGCGGCGAGCCGCTGGACGCCGGGCTGATTATTCACGAGTCGCGCTTTACCTACCCGCAGCACGGGCTGGTCAAGCTGCGCGATATGGGCGAATGGTGGGAAGCCGAAACCGGGCTGCCGCTGCCGCTGGGCGCGATTCTGGTGCGCCGCGACCTGCCGCTGGAAGTACAGCAGGCCATGCAGCAGGCGGTGCGCGACTCTATCGCCTACGCCTGGGCGCATCCGCAGGAGGCCAAAGGCTACATCCGGCAGCACGCCCTGGAAATGGACGACGCGGTGATGCAGTCGCACATTGACCTCTATGTGAACGACTACAGCGAGGACGTGGGCGAGACCGGCGAGCGGGCCGTGCGCGAACTGCACCGCCGGGCGGTGGAGGCAGGCGCCCTGCCCCCCAGCGGCCTGCCGTTGTTCGTGCCGCGCTGA